The following proteins come from a genomic window of Miscanthus floridulus cultivar M001 chromosome 2, ASM1932011v1, whole genome shotgun sequence:
- the LOC136535776 gene encoding phragmoplastin interacting protein 1-like, with protein sequence MAAEDQTPCTKPRPDKAKKRKKPKRDKWGQPIAAAAAAEEPSVEPEKEHPAVEVEAAVQVEKAAEEATAAAEGYEPGKVVASGLPYTTTEADIRKLFEFYGPLQSVQLSRFPDSGNFRGLAFICFESEEDAIKSLELDGFKIGLRYMRVERCRVTATSNKKRKPEFQTDPKKSKGCLSAYVGNLSWNVTEKDLRDFFRSSKIASVRFAIDKRTGGSRGFCHVDFQDDESLEKAVAMNQSELQGRPVKVAYSVSNRG encoded by the exons ATGGCGGCCGAGGACCAGACTCCTTGTACCAAGCCCCGCCCCGACAAggcaaagaagaggaagaagcccaAGAGGGACAAGTGGGGCCAGcctatcgccgccgccgccgccgctgaggaGCCGTCGGTGGAGCCAGAAAAAGAGCACCCGGCGGTGGAAGTTGAGGCGGCGGTACAGGTGGAGAAGGCGGCGGAGGAGGCGACTGCGGCGGCGGAGGGCTATGAGCCCGGCAAGGTGGTGGCGAGCGGCTTGCCCTACACGACCACCGAGGCGGACATCCGGAAGCTGTTCGAGTTCTACGGGCCCCTCCAGTCGGTGCAGCTCTCTCGCTTCCCGGACTCCGGCAACTTCCGCGGCCTCGCCTTCATCTGCTTCGAG TCAGAAGAAGATGCAATAAAGTCTCTTGAGCTTGATGGATTCAAAAT TGGCCTCAGATATATGAGGGTTGAAAGGTGCAGGGTGACGGCCACCTCAAATAAGAAAAGGAAGCCAGAGTTCCAAACCGATCCCAAGAAGTCCAAAGGCTGCCTCTCGGCTTATGTTGGCAATCTCTCATGGAATGTCACTGAAAAGGACTTGCGAGATTTCTTCAGATCATCGAAGATTGCATCTGTAAGATTCGCCATCGACAAAAGAACCGGAGGTTCTCGCGGCTTCTGTCATGTCGATTTTCAAGACGACGAGTCGCTCGAGAAAGCCGTAGCGATGAATCAGTCTGAACTGCAGGGTAGGCCTGTCAAAGTCGCATATTCAGTCAGTAACAGGGGCTGA